In one window of Microtus pennsylvanicus isolate mMicPen1 chromosome 2, mMicPen1.hap1, whole genome shotgun sequence DNA:
- the LOC142844911 gene encoding olfactory receptor 4F3/4F16/4F29-like: MEGRNHSMVSEFLFVGLTNSWKLQVLLFVFASVFYMASMMGNSLIIFTVASDPHLHSPMYFLLANLSFIDLGVSCVTCPKMIYDLFRKHKVISFRGCITQIFFIHVIGGVEVVLLIGMAYDRYVAICKPLHYLTIMNAKMCIFILVSAWVVGLMHSLVQFVYVVNLPFCGPNILDSFYCDLPRFIRLACIDTNQLELMVSANSGFISVGSFFILAISYIVIIVTVQKHSSSGFSKAMSTLSAHISVVVLTFGPLIFIYSWPSPSTHLDKYLAIFDAVGTPFLNPVIYTLRNQEMKTSMKRICRQLLKYGKIS, translated from the coding sequence atggaaggaagaaatcaCTCTATGGTGTCAGAATTTCTGTTTGTGGGACTCACCAACTCCTGGAAGTTGCAAGTActtctgtttgtgtttgcttcAGTGTTTTATATGGCAAGCATGATGGGAAACTCCCTCATCATTTTCACAGTGGCTTCTGATCCTCACTTACATTCTCCCATGTACTTTCTGTTGGCCAATCTCTCCTTCATTGATTTAGGGGTTTCGTGTGTCACTTGTCCCAAGATGATTTATGACCTGTTCAGAAAGCACAAAGTCATCTCCTTTAGAGGCTGCATCACTCAAATCTTCTTCATCCATGTGATTGGTGGTGTAGAGGTGGTGCTGCTTATAGGCATGGCTTATGATAGATATGTAGCCATATGTAAGCCTCTCCATTATTTGACCATTATGAATGCCAAAATGTGCATTTTCATTTTAGTGTCTGCCTGGGTGGTTGGCCTGATGCATTCCCTGGTTCAATTTGTTTATGTAGTGAATTTGCCTTTCTGTGGACCAAATATTTTGGACAGTTTTTACTGTGACCTTCCTCGGTTTATCAGACTTGCTTGCATAGATACCAACCAATTAGAATTAATGGTATCAGCCAACAGTGGATTCATCTCTGTAGGCTCCTTCTTCATACTGGCCATATCTTATATTGTCATAATAGTCACTGTTCAGAAACATTCCTCAAGTGGTTTCTCTAAGGCCATGTCTACACTCTCTGCTCACATCTCTGTTGTCGTCCTAACCTTTGGTCCCttgatattcatttattcatggccttctccctccacacacctggATAAGTATCTGGCCATATTTGATGCAGTTGGTACTCCTTTTCTGAATCCTGTGATCTACACCCTGAGGAACCAAGAAATGAAGACATCAATGAAGAGAATATGCAGACAGTTACTGAAATACGGGAAGATCTCCTAA